One stretch of Lacrimispora sphenoides DNA includes these proteins:
- a CDS encoding Crp/Fnr family transcriptional regulator, giving the protein MNDAMSLINELHSEPREYLNNYLANAPKWLLEAFKIVNLKKGTTFIHENETVDTIYILVEGVVKATDYRVQEIAYDYTRFYPVEVFGAMEFLMGFELYRTTLVTETDCRFLCVSKDQFSRWMLSDIHAVLEQVKAMGVYLLEQVRKERLFLFLQGSDRLFLLFMEIYRKSSHRGTCRIQLARKDLSNSTGLCIKTVNRCVSQMEEKGYISREGRTIIIDEEQYRRIKAVVAEKIDENEI; this is encoded by the coding sequence GTGAACGATGCTATGTCTTTAATCAATGAACTTCACAGTGAGCCGCGGGAATACTTAAATAATTATCTGGCCAATGCGCCTAAATGGCTCCTGGAAGCCTTTAAGATAGTAAACCTAAAAAAGGGCACCACCTTTATTCACGAAAATGAAACCGTGGATACCATTTATATTCTGGTAGAAGGTGTTGTTAAAGCTACGGATTACCGGGTTCAGGAAATCGCCTACGACTATACCAGATTCTATCCGGTGGAGGTGTTTGGAGCTATGGAATTTCTTATGGGCTTTGAGCTTTACCGGACGACTCTGGTGACAGAAACAGACTGCCGGTTCCTCTGTGTATCCAAGGATCAGTTCAGCCGCTGGATGCTTTCGGATATCCATGCGGTTTTAGAACAGGTTAAGGCCATGGGCGTCTATCTTTTAGAGCAGGTCAGAAAGGAACGTCTGTTTTTGTTTTTACAGGGAAGTGACAGGCTGTTCCTGCTCTTTATGGAGATTTACCGGAAATCATCCCATCGGGGGACCTGCCGCATACAGCTTGCAAGAAAAGATTTATCAAACAGCACCGGTCTTTGCATAAAGACCGTGAACCGGTGTGTCAGCCAAATGGAGGAGAAAGGGTATATTTCCCGGGAAGGAAGGACCATTATTATCGATGAAGAGCAGTACCGGCGGATTAAGGCGGTGGTTGCAGAAAAGATTGATGAGAATGAGATATAA
- a CDS encoding ABC transporter permease: MLNSLMLFVGITLMYSTPLVFAALGGVVSERSGVTNIGIEGMMTIGAVTGATVGYYSGSAWVGFFAAGLAGGVIALLHAFASITCKADQTISGIAINLIGPGVALFVCRLLFDGATMSLPVPHKIPKVFGSLNSKAFQNLNVDVTVVIAFVLAVFIWFFLYKTKWGLHIRAVGEHPAAADTMGLNVYKIRYICVLVSGILAGLGGASMTLAIIPQFTPTAISGQGFIALAAVIFGKWTPHGAYGACLLFGAAQALTVTLGGGRFAVPSSILAMLPYLITIVILILFVGKSSAPKASGQPYEKDAR, translated from the coding sequence ATGCTTAACAGTCTGATGCTATTTGTAGGCATTACACTTATGTATTCCACTCCTTTGGTATTTGCAGCATTAGGGGGAGTGGTGTCGGAGCGGTCCGGCGTTACCAATATCGGCATCGAAGGAATGATGACCATCGGAGCAGTTACAGGGGCTACTGTGGGTTACTATTCAGGAAGTGCCTGGGTAGGATTTTTTGCAGCCGGTCTGGCAGGAGGCGTTATTGCCCTTCTCCATGCCTTTGCGTCGATTACATGCAAGGCGGACCAGACGATATCCGGTATTGCCATCAATTTGATCGGTCCCGGTGTGGCTCTGTTTGTCTGCCGCCTGCTTTTTGACGGTGCTACCATGTCGCTCCCGGTACCTCATAAGATTCCAAAGGTGTTTGGGAGCTTAAACTCAAAGGCTTTTCAGAATTTAAATGTGGATGTAACCGTTGTCATCGCGTTTGTACTGGCTGTGTTTATCTGGTTCTTTCTTTATAAAACAAAGTGGGGGCTTCATATCCGGGCAGTAGGAGAGCATCCGGCAGCAGCGGATACCATGGGACTTAACGTTTATAAAATCAGGTATATCTGTGTGCTGGTTTCCGGCATTTTAGCAGGACTGGGCGGTGCGTCCATGACCCTGGCCATTATCCCTCAGTTTACGCCTACCGCGATCAGCGGACAGGGATTTATTGCACTGGCAGCTGTTATTTTTGGAAAATGGACTCCTCACGGGGCTTATGGTGCCTGTCTGTTATTCGGAGCAGCCCAGGCCCTTACCGTTACTCTGGGAGGGGGAAGATTTGCGGTTCCTTCGTCCATTCTGGCAATGCTTCCGTATCTCATTACTATCGTGATCCTGATCCTGTTTGTGGGAAAATCCTCTGCGCCGAAAGCCAGCGGGCAGCCATACGAAAAGGATGCGAGGTAA
- a CDS encoding ABC transporter permease, whose product MDKAIKILKKPLTMTLIAVFFGFIVAGIILAAAGYPPVHSLTVLFDGVFSSPKHISNVIIKSTPIILTGIGVAFAFKTGLFNIGAEGQFIMGCVASTIVGILFDFPPVIQIPLVVLAGVAAGAVYGGIAGFLKARFGIHEVLTSIMLNWIALYFSNYVCSLNRFHKPDTIGTYPINRSGYTMILGNYKTTEAGKAALAQNEFLRSTVLKTDVNVGIIIAVILAVFIWFLLYKTAKGFELRAVGFNKSAAEFSGIYVNRNILHSMLISGAICGLAASLYITGNSPHGIATLAAFENTGFNGLSVCLIAASSPIGCIFAGLLFGGLIYGGQSLQYEVGAPSEIINIVIGVIVFFVALTRIIPPLVDRFSKGGKKHA is encoded by the coding sequence ATGGATAAAGCGATAAAGATTTTAAAAAAACCATTAACAATGACTTTGATCGCTGTTTTCTTCGGATTTATCGTAGCGGGGATCATACTCGCGGCGGCGGGATATCCGCCGGTTCATTCACTAACCGTCTTGTTTGACGGAGTCTTTTCCAGTCCGAAACACATTTCCAATGTAATCATTAAAAGTACGCCTATCATTCTCACGGGAATCGGCGTTGCATTTGCGTTTAAGACCGGACTTTTTAACATTGGAGCCGAAGGACAGTTTATAATGGGATGTGTGGCATCTACCATAGTCGGCATTCTGTTTGATTTTCCTCCGGTGATCCAGATTCCTCTCGTTGTCCTTGCTGGCGTGGCAGCTGGGGCAGTGTATGGCGGGATTGCTGGTTTCTTAAAGGCGAGGTTCGGCATCCATGAGGTTCTTACCAGTATTATGCTGAACTGGATTGCACTTTATTTCTCCAATTATGTATGCTCCTTAAACCGGTTCCATAAGCCGGATACCATTGGAACGTACCCGATCAACCGTTCCGGCTACACGATGATTCTGGGAAATTACAAGACCACGGAGGCGGGAAAGGCGGCACTTGCACAGAATGAATTTCTTCGCAGCACCGTTTTGAAAACAGATGTAAACGTTGGAATTATTATAGCAGTCATTCTGGCTGTTTTTATCTGGTTCCTTCTATATAAAACGGCTAAGGGATTTGAACTGAGAGCAGTAGGTTTTAATAAGAGCGCAGCAGAATTTTCCGGAATTTATGTAAACAGAAACATCCTGCACTCCATGCTTATTTCCGGGGCTATCTGCGGGCTGGCTGCGTCTCTTTATATCACCGGGAATTCTCCTCATGGCATTGCTACATTAGCAGCCTTTGAAAACACGGGCTTTAACGGATTATCCGTTTGTCTGATTGCGGCCAGTTCACCAATCGGCTGTATTTTTGCAGGACTGCTGTTTGGCGGTTTGATCTATGGCGGCCAGTCTTTGCAGTACGAGGTGGGAGCTCCATCAGAAATTATCAACATCGTTATTGGTGTCATCGTATTTTTTGTGGCGCTGACCCGTATCATTCCGCCGCTGGTGGACCGTTTTTCGAAGGGAGGTAAGAAACATGCTTAA
- a CDS encoding ABC transporter ATP-binding protein — MVTGNSDYAVQMHGITKRFGAFYALKDMSLDVKKGSIHSLLGENGAGKSTLMNVLYGLYQADEGEIFINGKKVDIKNPNVAIANGIGMVHQHFMLVEDFTVTQNIILGNETTSRAGIVDMKKARKQILDIVEKYGLEVDPDARICDISVGMQQRVEILKALYRGAELLILDEPTAVLTPQEIEDLLSIMHNLVDDGKAIIIITHKLKEIKASSDTCTIIRRGEYIDTVPVDNVSGQELAALMVGHEVKLVVDKTPAKPGETVLEIKDLVVKNERKLEAVKGLNLTVRKGEIVGIAGIDGNGQKELVEAISSLVPAEKGSITVCGKPIINTNPRTVIDSGVSIIPEDRQKRGLVLDFTVNENAVLERCRKEPFSRKGILNKKKMEEFTQTLIEAYDVRPDDCGSRRVGELSGGNQQKVIIGREVAMNPDILIAVQPTRGLDVGAIETVHKTLIRERDKGKAVLLISFELDEVMNVSDTIAVIYDGKIQDTFQQGTVDENTIGLLMAGGKNHG; from the coding sequence ATGGTCACGGGAAACAGCGATTATGCGGTCCAGATGCATGGAATCACAAAACGGTTCGGGGCATTTTACGCTTTGAAGGATATGAGTCTGGATGTTAAGAAGGGCAGCATTCATTCTCTTCTGGGTGAAAACGGTGCGGGGAAGTCGACGCTGATGAATGTACTGTACGGATTGTATCAGGCCGATGAGGGAGAAATCTTTATCAATGGGAAAAAGGTGGACATAAAAAATCCTAATGTGGCCATAGCAAACGGCATCGGTATGGTTCATCAGCATTTTATGCTGGTGGAGGATTTCACGGTCACACAGAATATTATTTTAGGAAATGAAACTACCTCCCGCGCAGGTATTGTAGATATGAAGAAGGCCAGGAAACAGATTTTAGATATCGTGGAAAAATATGGGCTGGAAGTAGACCCGGATGCCAGAATATGCGATATTTCTGTTGGTATGCAGCAGAGGGTGGAAATATTAAAGGCGTTGTACCGGGGAGCAGAACTGTTAATCCTTGATGAGCCTACCGCTGTTCTGACCCCTCAGGAAATTGAAGATCTTCTCTCCATTATGCACAATCTGGTAGATGACGGAAAGGCAATCATCATCATCACTCATAAATTAAAGGAAATAAAGGCATCTTCCGATACCTGTACCATCATCCGCCGCGGCGAATACATTGATACGGTTCCGGTAGATAATGTTTCCGGACAAGAACTGGCTGCGCTTATGGTGGGCCATGAAGTAAAGCTGGTGGTGGATAAGACTCCTGCAAAGCCGGGAGAAACGGTATTGGAAATCAAAGACCTTGTTGTGAAAAACGAGAGAAAGCTTGAAGCAGTAAAGGGTTTAAACTTAACAGTCCGCAAAGGAGAAATCGTGGGGATCGCCGGTATTGACGGAAACGGGCAGAAGGAACTGGTGGAAGCGATCAGCAGCCTGGTACCTGCAGAAAAGGGAAGCATAACGGTCTGCGGGAAACCGATCATTAACACAAACCCAAGGACGGTCATAGACAGCGGTGTCAGCATCATCCCTGAGGACCGGCAGAAAAGGGGTCTTGTCCTTGACTTCACTGTAAATGAGAACGCGGTATTGGAGCGTTGCCGCAAAGAGCCATTTTCCAGAAAAGGGATCTTAAATAAAAAGAAAATGGAAGAGTTTACCCAAACCCTCATCGAAGCATATGATGTCCGGCCGGATGACTGCGGTTCCAGAAGAGTGGGGGAACTTTCCGGTGGAAACCAGCAGAAGGTTATTATCGGACGTGAAGTCGCCATGAATCCGGATATACTGATTGCGGTACAGCCGACCAGAGGACTTGACGTAGGAGCCATTGAAACCGTGCATAAGACTCTTATCCGTGAAAGGGATAAAGGAAAAGCGGTGCTTTTGATCTCTTTTGAGCTGGACGAGGTCATGAATGTTTCCGATACCATAGCGGTCATTTACGACGGAAAAATTCAAGATACGTTTCAACAGGGAACCGTAGATGAAAATACGATCGGTTTGTTAATGGCAGGAGGAAAGAACCATGGATAA
- a CDS encoding BMP family lipoprotein, with translation MMRKGIVFGLTAAMVLSLTACGGGKTETTKTQEETSGGKSSFSVAMITDTGGINDQSFNQSAWEGLTELKNKTGAEVNYIESKQASDFVTNLERLGDSGANLLWGVGYACADAVLEAADSNPDIQYAIIDNAYEDTPSNVTGVMFRAQEPSFLVGYVAGRTTQTGKVGFVGGISSGLIDQFQYGYEAGVKYAAKELGKDIEISVQYAESFSDAAKGKAIAARMYSDGCDVIYHAAGGTGTGVIEAAKEADKWVIGVDRDQAYLAPENVLTSALKLVGKAVEEVSEEAMNGQDIGGKTLTFGLQEDCVGIPEEHGNMPEGVYEDTLKVKDKIKNGELTPPTTKDEYEAFIAK, from the coding sequence ATGATGAGAAAAGGTATTGTATTTGGTTTAACAGCGGCAATGGTGCTGTCACTTACGGCTTGCGGAGGCGGAAAAACGGAGACCACAAAAACCCAGGAGGAAACTTCCGGAGGAAAGAGCAGCTTTTCCGTTGCAATGATTACGGATACAGGCGGAATCAATGACCAGTCCTTTAACCAGTCCGCATGGGAAGGCCTTACTGAGTTAAAGAACAAGACCGGTGCAGAGGTTAACTACATCGAGTCAAAGCAGGCATCGGATTTCGTAACGAATTTAGAAAGGCTGGGAGACAGCGGTGCCAATCTGTTATGGGGCGTAGGCTACGCCTGTGCTGATGCAGTGCTGGAGGCAGCCGACAGCAATCCTGATATCCAGTATGCGATTATTGACAATGCTTATGAGGATACACCTTCCAATGTGACTGGAGTTATGTTCCGTGCCCAGGAACCCTCCTTCCTGGTTGGATATGTGGCAGGACGGACCACACAGACCGGAAAAGTAGGTTTTGTAGGCGGAATCTCCTCAGGCTTAATCGACCAGTTCCAGTACGGTTATGAAGCCGGCGTAAAGTATGCGGCAAAAGAGCTTGGAAAAGATATTGAAATTTCTGTGCAGTATGCAGAAAGCTTTAGTGATGCAGCTAAGGGAAAGGCCATTGCTGCTAGAATGTATTCTGATGGCTGTGACGTGATCTACCACGCGGCTGGCGGCACAGGAACCGGTGTTATCGAGGCTGCCAAGGAAGCGGACAAGTGGGTAATCGGTGTAGACCGTGATCAGGCATATCTGGCACCGGAAAACGTATTGACATCTGCTCTTAAATTAGTTGGTAAAGCAGTAGAGGAAGTATCGGAAGAAGCAATGAACGGCCAGGATATTGGTGGTAAAACCCTTACCTTCGGCTTACAGGAAGACTGTGTGGGAATTCCTGAAGAACATGGCAACATGCCGGAAGGTGTTTATGAGGATACCTTAAAGGTGAAGGATAAAATTAAAAACGGAGAACTGACACCGCCGACCACAAAAGATGAATACGAAGCGTTTATCGCTAAATAG
- a CDS encoding YjjW family glycine radical enzyme activase has translation MRAAINKMIPLSVVDGPGCRTAVFVQGCNIACAYCHNPETQRLCNGCGVCVSQCPAGALSLSGKQVIWDEAVCTQCDHCIRVCPNYASPKVRWMEAMDVWEQISKNIPFIQGITVSGGECGLYPEFLTELFTLAGKAGISCFLDSNGCVDFTKHPELMAVTDKVMLDVKAWDSQVFHRLTGGDNGIVKKNLNYLAQAGKLYEVRLVCLEGESSSGLAEDKDVDMEEVIKGVAAEVTPYLEDFRLKLITFRNYGVRGKMEHRKSPTQDQMEKLKELAVQCGFKEIQIV, from the coding sequence GTGAGAGCCGCTATTAACAAAATGATTCCCTTAAGTGTAGTAGACGGGCCGGGCTGCCGGACTGCGGTGTTTGTCCAGGGCTGCAATATCGCCTGCGCTTACTGCCATAACCCGGAGACACAGCGGCTGTGCAATGGCTGCGGCGTTTGTGTCAGCCAGTGTCCGGCAGGCGCCTTATCCCTATCAGGGAAACAGGTCATATGGGATGAGGCAGTCTGTACCCAGTGCGATCATTGCATACGGGTCTGTCCCAATTACGCATCTCCAAAGGTTCGGTGGATGGAGGCTATGGACGTCTGGGAACAGATTTCAAAAAATATACCGTTTATTCAGGGGATCACAGTATCCGGCGGTGAATGCGGCCTGTATCCGGAATTTCTCACAGAATTGTTCACACTTGCAGGGAAAGCCGGGATATCTTGTTTTCTGGACAGCAATGGCTGCGTGGATTTCACAAAGCATCCGGAGCTCATGGCTGTGACGGATAAAGTCATGCTGGATGTGAAAGCGTGGGACTCCCAGGTGTTTCACAGGCTGACAGGCGGAGATAATGGTATTGTTAAAAAGAATCTGAACTATCTGGCCCAGGCAGGTAAATTATATGAGGTAAGGCTTGTATGTCTGGAGGGAGAATCTTCTTCCGGTCTGGCAGAAGATAAAGATGTGGACATGGAGGAGGTCATCAAAGGAGTGGCCGCCGAAGTAACCCCTTATCTGGAGGATTTCAGATTAAAGCTTATTACATTCCGCAATTATGGGGTGAGAGGTAAAATGGAACATAGAAAAAGCCCTACTCAGGACCAAATGGAGAAATTAAAGGAACTGGCGGTTCAATGTGGGTTTAAAGAAATACAAATTGTATAG
- a CDS encoding YjjI family glycine radical enzyme, whose product MNKILDIVTSKNLTYEQKVVALAHAAENSLEVLSIPEATRHYKDTGAICDLDEGHAPYRPRYVMPDYEKAVKNGCEFLQLEAPKDLDEVLQFLTILYRHVPSITSYPVYLGNIDKLIEPFLEGVTDEEAEKKLRLFLVYLDRTITDGFCHANLGPEETRAGRLILKLEKELQNAVPNLTLKYDKDITPDSYAELALYTSLYCANPAICNHKMHNDTYGDYGISSCYNILPIGGGSYTLSRIVLPRLAAEARNREQFLTELLPDCLSRMGDYMNERIRFLVEESNFFETSFLSKEGFISREKFLAMFGVVGLAECTNMLMQDPEKTYGHNAEADDLAEQIMKVIADYAGTANALYSEVFDNHFALHAQVGIDSDHGITSGVRIPVGMEPELMYDHLRHSARFHKFFPTGCADIFSFDPTGRNNPAAMLDIVKGAFSLGDKYISFYASDSDLVRITGYLVKRSEMEKYYEGEAVLQNTVHLGGDNYRNAHLENRKVRGLQ is encoded by the coding sequence ATGAATAAAATTTTAGACATTGTAACATCAAAGAACCTGACTTATGAGCAGAAAGTTGTGGCTCTGGCCCATGCGGCGGAAAATAGTCTGGAGGTGCTTTCCATACCGGAAGCAACCCGTCATTACAAGGACACCGGTGCGATTTGCGATCTGGATGAAGGACACGCGCCTTACCGTCCCAGATATGTGATGCCGGACTATGAAAAAGCAGTAAAAAACGGCTGTGAATTTTTACAGCTTGAGGCGCCTAAGGACCTGGACGAAGTATTGCAGTTTCTGACGATTCTGTACCGCCACGTTCCCTCTATCACCAGCTATCCTGTTTATCTTGGCAATATTGATAAACTGATAGAGCCGTTTCTTGAAGGGGTTACGGATGAGGAAGCGGAAAAAAAGCTGAGGCTCTTCCTCGTTTATTTGGACCGGACCATAACCGATGGCTTCTGCCATGCTAATTTGGGACCGGAAGAGACAAGAGCAGGCCGCCTGATTTTAAAACTTGAAAAAGAACTTCAAAATGCGGTTCCTAATTTAACGCTGAAATATGATAAGGACATTACGCCTGATTCTTATGCAGAGCTTGCCCTTTATACCTCTCTGTATTGTGCAAACCCGGCGATCTGCAATCACAAGATGCACAATGACACTTACGGTGATTACGGGATATCAAGTTGTTATAATATCCTTCCCATTGGCGGAGGTTCCTACACATTATCGAGAATCGTCCTTCCCAGGCTTGCTGCGGAAGCAAGGAACAGGGAACAGTTTTTAACAGAGCTATTGCCTGATTGTCTTTCCCGCATGGGGGACTATATGAATGAAAGAATCCGTTTCCTTGTAGAAGAATCCAATTTCTTTGAGACCTCTTTCCTCTCTAAGGAAGGCTTTATTTCCAGGGAAAAGTTCCTTGCAATGTTCGGAGTCGTTGGGCTGGCGGAATGTACAAACATGCTGATGCAAGATCCGGAGAAAACATATGGTCACAATGCAGAAGCAGATGACTTAGCAGAGCAGATCATGAAGGTGATTGCGGATTATGCTGGTACTGCAAATGCCTTATATTCAGAGGTTTTTGACAATCACTTTGCCCTTCACGCCCAGGTCGGCATCGATTCGGACCATGGCATTACCTCAGGCGTGCGGATCCCGGTAGGGATGGAGCCGGAACTCATGTATGATCACCTTCGTCACAGCGCCAGGTTCCACAAGTTTTTCCCGACTGGCTGCGCGGATATCTTCTCCTTTGATCCCACAGGAAGAAACAATCCGGCCGCCATGCTGGATATCGTAAAAGGAGCGTTTTCTCTGGGGGACAAATATATAAGCTTCTATGCTTCTGACAGCGATCTGGTCCGTATCACGGGATATCTGGTCAAACGGAGCGAAATGGAAAAATATTATGAAGGCGAAGCCGTACTCCAGAATACGGTGCATCTGGGCGGAGACAATTACCGCAATGCCCATCTTGAGAACCGGAAGGTAAGGGGGCTGCAGTGA